The following proteins come from a genomic window of Deltaproteobacteria bacterium:
- a CDS encoding rhomboid family intramembrane serine protease has protein sequence MTLAGREIVVRRTRDHRRAEEWALVLEAEGLAPRLLHTSSGWIISVPSQHLERAATELWAYESEKLATETEEDRPWAGRAPFYTGVGVAAGLLAFFFLVAWTQESVRWIEHGNASTDWILRGQLWRTVTALTLHGDFPHVASNAVALVFFLTAVCRSLGPGFGAAMVLGVGALGNLFNAWFHGFDHNSVGASTAVFGALGLLGAIGVVERQRLGIQGRRAWIPLAAGVAILAMLGTGGPRVDLWAHFWGFGAGAGAGICAALFVERPETAAVQLRIGVAAAAAVVLCWIVALA, from the coding sequence ATGACACTCGCAGGAAGGGAAATCGTCGTACGCCGGACGCGCGACCATCGCCGCGCCGAGGAGTGGGCGCTGGTGCTGGAGGCGGAGGGTCTGGCGCCGCGGCTGCTGCACACGTCCAGCGGTTGGATCATCTCGGTGCCGTCCCAGCACCTGGAGCGGGCGGCCACGGAGTTGTGGGCGTACGAGAGCGAGAAACTAGCCACGGAGACGGAAGAAGACCGCCCGTGGGCCGGTCGCGCTCCGTTCTACACGGGCGTCGGCGTCGCGGCGGGACTCCTGGCGTTCTTTTTCCTCGTTGCCTGGACTCAGGAATCCGTGCGCTGGATCGAGCACGGCAACGCGTCGACCGACTGGATCCTGCGCGGCCAACTGTGGCGCACGGTCACCGCCCTCACCCTGCACGGCGATTTCCCCCACGTGGCGTCCAACGCCGTGGCCCTGGTGTTCTTCCTGACCGCGGTGTGCCGTTCTCTGGGGCCCGGGTTCGGCGCGGCGATGGTGCTGGGGGTGGGCGCGCTGGGCAACCTCTTCAACGCCTGGTTTCACGGCTTCGACCACAACTCCGTGGGTGCGTCCACCGCGGTGTTCGGCGCCCTGGGCCTGCTCGGCGCCATCGGCGTCGTCGAACGCCAGCGGCTGGGGATCCAGGGACGCCGCGCCTGGATACCGCTGGCCGCGGGGGTCGCGATCCTCGCCATGCTCGGCACCGGCGGACCGCGCGTGGACCTGTGGGCGCACTTCTGGGGCTTCGGCGCCGGTGCCGGCGCCGGGATCTGCGCGGCCCTCTTCGTGGAGCGGCCGGAGACCGCGGCGGTTCAACTCAGGATCGGCGTGGCGGCAGCCGCGGCTGTGGTGCTGTGCTGGATCGTGGCGCTGGCGTAG
- a CDS encoding amidohydrolase family protein, whose protein sequence is MSSQESLPVIDADAHVIETEHTWDYLEPSEEKYRPTLFSSPQEPTLQYWVIDEKIRGFRFPTYSEQQLRDLSDQFGRNVESPQAARELDDVQLRVDHMEKLGVDVQVLHNTFWIEQITTKPDVEVALCRSWNRWLGDIYRQSKGRLRWSCVVPVLALDEAVAQIKQAKEDGAVAVCMRPLEGDRDMCDPYFYPVYQVASDLDIPIAVHIANGNPGNCDTYRPTTAGRFAMFRAPTVTSCLGLVMSEIPQLFPKLRWGFIEASSQWVPWIYLESENRYQAAQREFPKDLFAEYGIYVTCQTNDDIPYVLKYSGEGNLVIGTDYGHTDPSSEMDAILDLKKMDDISQERKDNILYHNPKALYGL, encoded by the coding sequence ATGTCCAGCCAGGAGAGTCTTCCGGTTATCGATGCGGACGCCCACGTGATCGAGACGGAACACACGTGGGACTATCTGGAGCCGTCGGAGGAAAAGTACCGCCCAACGCTATTCTCCTCGCCGCAGGAGCCCACGCTCCAGTACTGGGTCATCGACGAGAAGATCCGCGGGTTCCGTTTCCCCACTTACAGCGAGCAGCAACTGCGGGACCTGTCGGACCAGTTCGGGCGGAACGTGGAGTCACCCCAGGCCGCGCGCGAGCTGGACGACGTGCAGCTTCGGGTCGACCACATGGAGAAGCTCGGGGTCGACGTCCAGGTGCTGCACAACACCTTCTGGATCGAACAGATCACCACCAAGCCGGACGTGGAAGTCGCGCTGTGCCGGAGCTGGAACCGCTGGCTCGGCGACATCTACCGGCAGAGCAAGGGCCGGCTGCGCTGGTCCTGCGTGGTGCCGGTGCTGGCCCTGGACGAAGCGGTAGCACAGATCAAGCAGGCCAAGGAAGACGGCGCCGTGGCGGTGTGCATGAGGCCGCTGGAGGGAGATCGGGACATGTGCGACCCGTACTTCTACCCCGTCTACCAGGTGGCCAGCGACCTGGACATACCCATCGCCGTACACATCGCCAACGGCAATCCCGGCAACTGCGACACCTACCGTCCGACCACGGCCGGGCGCTTCGCCATGTTCCGGGCACCCACGGTCACGTCGTGCCTGGGCCTCGTCATGAGCGAGATTCCCCAGTTGTTTCCGAAACTTCGGTGGGGCTTCATCGAAGCCTCCTCCCAGTGGGTCCCGTGGATCTACCTGGAGAGCGAGAACCGTTACCAGGCCGCCCAGCGCGAGTTCCCGAAGGACCTCTTCGCAGAGTACGGCATCTACGTCACCTGCCAGACCAACGACGACATCCCCTACGTCCTCAAGTACTCGGGCGAAGGCAACCTCGTCATCGGCACCGACTACGGCCATACCGACCCGTCCAGCGAGATGGACGCCATCCTCGACCTGAAGAAGATGGACGACATCAGCCAGGAGCGGAAGGACAACATCCTGTATCACAATCCCAAGGCCCTATACGGGCTCTAG
- a CDS encoding MFS transporter has product MQIPRVLIVVFSAAVVVITSISMNAYSLFLTPIEDTFGWSRSVATIPYVFAMLGWGIGGVFFGKMADDLGTRPVILGGILLMAAGFIGMGLSQNLWQLCFTFGMMTGMAKGASGLVIISLLVAKHYEAERRGLVVSIVQTASPLSPFFLAPLLYFLIGSYDWRIAAFACGALLLGVALPFGWIGARDPDASSTKRRERATWASCLPYLRDRTMILLFLARFSCGVALFQSVHLVGIALSKDFDHATGAIAVSVFGIAAAVSAVSFGWLSDRYGRAQVLALTYIFRGVGTLLMSLDMSDPLVFYLVVALAMGPTFGTIAIQNVMFFEMVGPRLAGLIMGLSFIVHQVGSAGGPFLAGVYFDVYGSYDGFMQIMSLILLSSAVLIYIAIRSDDAPLPEPARP; this is encoded by the coding sequence ATGCAGATCCCGCGCGTCCTCATCGTCGTCTTCTCCGCCGCGGTCGTGGTGATCACGTCCATCAGCATGAACGCCTACAGCCTGTTCCTCACGCCCATCGAGGACACCTTCGGCTGGTCGCGTTCGGTGGCGACCATCCCCTACGTGTTCGCCATGCTCGGCTGGGGCATCGGCGGCGTGTTCTTCGGCAAGATGGCGGACGACCTCGGCACCCGCCCGGTGATTCTCGGAGGCATCCTCCTCATGGCCGCGGGTTTCATCGGCATGGGGCTGTCGCAGAACCTGTGGCAGCTATGCTTCACCTTCGGAATGATGACCGGCATGGCCAAGGGCGCCAGCGGGCTGGTGATCATCTCGCTCTTGGTGGCGAAGCACTACGAAGCCGAGCGACGCGGCCTGGTGGTGAGCATCGTGCAGACGGCGTCGCCCCTGAGCCCGTTCTTCCTGGCGCCGCTGCTGTATTTCCTCATCGGGAGCTATGACTGGCGCATCGCCGCGTTCGCGTGCGGCGCGCTGCTCCTGGGCGTGGCCCTCCCGTTCGGTTGGATCGGCGCGCGCGATCCGGATGCCTCTTCCACGAAACGGCGGGAACGCGCCACCTGGGCGAGCTGCCTGCCCTATCTGCGCGACCGCACGATGATCCTGCTGTTCCTGGCGCGCTTCTCGTGCGGGGTGGCCCTGTTCCAGAGCGTGCATCTGGTGGGCATCGCGTTGAGCAAGGACTTCGACCACGCCACCGGGGCCATCGCCGTGTCCGTCTTCGGCATCGCCGCCGCCGTGTCCGCGGTGAGTTTCGGTTGGCTGTCCGACCGCTACGGCCGCGCCCAGGTGCTGGCCCTCACCTATATCTTCCGCGGCGTCGGCACCCTGCTCATGTCCCTCGACATGTCGGACCCGTTGGTCTTCTACCTGGTGGTGGCGCTAGCCATGGGGCCGACCTTCGGCACCATCGCGATCCAGAACGTCATGTTTTTCGAGATGGTGGGGCCGCGTCTCGCCGGACTCATCATGGGCCTGAGCTTCATCGTGCACCAAGTCGGCTCCGCCGGCGGCCCCTTCCTCGCCGGCGTCTACTTCGACGTGTACGGCAGCTACGACGGCTTCATGCAGATCATGAGCCTGATACTGCTGTCCTCGGCCGTGCTCATCTACATCGCCATCCGCTCCGACGACGCGCCACTGCCCGAGCCGGCGCGGCCGTGA
- a CDS encoding CoA-binding protein — MDYRANLLERTEDIRDLIAATRRIAVLGIKTEQQASQPAFYVPRYMHSAGFEVVPVPVYYPEVTEILGEPVYRRLADVPGPVDLVNVFRRPSDVEAHFDDMLAARPAAVWLQSGIRHDAVAEALARAGIKVVQDRCLMVEHRAWARGSGIP, encoded by the coding sequence ATGGACTATCGCGCGAACCTGTTGGAACGAACCGAGGACATCCGGGACCTGATCGCCGCCACCCGGCGCATCGCCGTCCTTGGCATCAAGACGGAGCAGCAGGCTTCCCAGCCGGCGTTCTACGTGCCGCGGTACATGCACTCGGCGGGTTTCGAGGTGGTCCCCGTGCCGGTGTACTACCCGGAAGTGACGGAGATCCTCGGGGAACCGGTGTACCGCCGGCTGGCGGACGTTCCCGGTCCGGTGGACCTGGTCAACGTGTTCCGGCGCCCGAGCGACGTCGAAGCCCACTTCGACGACATGCTGGCGGCCCGGCCCGCCGCGGTCTGGCTCCAGTCGGGTATCCGCCACGACGCGGTGGCGGAGGCGCTGGCCCGCGCCGGCATCAAGGTGGTGCAGGACCGCTGTCTGATGGTGGAGCACCGCGCCTGGGCGCGCGGTTCCGGGATTCCCTGA
- a CDS encoding SDR family oxidoreductase: MGLLDQKVVIVTGGGNGIGRAYCQGIAREGGIPVAADIDGEAAQAVCREIAGSGGQALGVRTDVADLASCQAMAQATLEQFGRIDGLVNNAAVFMSVPVTRSGFQDIREEEWDRVMAVNVKGLWLCSRAVVPAMQERRQGSIVNVASNMAYNGGAGMMHYVVSKAAVVGFTRVLARELGPDDIRVNTLAPGSTASEPEPTEAALEDYERSASKRFLQRIEKPEDVVGTALYLLSDLSAFVTGQAILVNGGANLH, encoded by the coding sequence ATGGGTCTGTTGGATCAAAAGGTAGTGATCGTGACGGGCGGTGGCAACGGCATCGGCCGGGCCTATTGCCAGGGCATCGCCCGCGAGGGCGGGATACCCGTGGCCGCGGACATCGACGGAGAGGCGGCCCAAGCCGTGTGCCGCGAGATCGCCGGAAGCGGCGGCCAGGCCCTCGGCGTGCGCACGGACGTGGCGGACCTCGCGAGCTGCCAGGCCATGGCCCAAGCGACCCTGGAACAGTTCGGGCGGATCGACGGGCTCGTCAACAACGCCGCGGTGTTCATGAGCGTGCCGGTGACGCGTTCGGGTTTCCAGGATATCCGCGAGGAGGAATGGGACCGAGTGATGGCCGTGAACGTCAAGGGACTGTGGCTGTGCAGCCGCGCGGTGGTGCCCGCCATGCAGGAGCGCCGCCAGGGCAGCATCGTCAACGTCGCGTCCAACATGGCCTACAACGGCGGCGCCGGCATGATGCACTACGTCGTCTCCAAGGCCGCCGTGGTGGGCTTCACCCGGGTGCTGGCGCGCGAGCTGGGACCCGACGACATTCGCGTGAACACGCTGGCGCCGGGCTCCACGGCCAGCGAGCCCGAACCCACGGAAGCCGCCCTCGAGGACTACGAGCGCTCCGCGTCCAAGCGCTTTCTGCAACGCATCGAGAAACCGGAAGACGTGGTGGGCACCGCGCTCTACCTCTTGTCCGACCTGAGCGCCTTCGTCACCGGCCAGGCCATTCTGGTGAACGGCGGCGCCAACCTGCACTGA